Proteins found in one Syngnathus acus chromosome 9, fSynAcu1.2, whole genome shotgun sequence genomic segment:
- the unm_hu7912 gene encoding apical junction component 1 homolog codes for MTRTHPPDILTSTLYQDIPLYPTTEHVSSAHSSLQCDLKMIDKAEIINKRHCRSFDFLESLDDPQSASSPMEYPFKRPEQQTLQKDLTWNGLDQPGYLRFSSPDLFNARQIQQQTSQDKTSHLTWSDSVNRKRSRSAPRIKSTLTPVPISVTPLEANQAKVSPDTLRSSETQREAHSSNKAFLNEVHPIKLQPNSPLYVSDCFNEGKSETTTATPHVRCRVDIKPDAAVLQHTSRQVPNLRPERLAWQRFSQASSSRGLYVPRQISSPTPTPSECYNGDFRPGYHYATSMSPVSYQHQDMYRMPSQTAMYLNQEQRAYSNPNIPTKFFYTEDPVRYPVHPYTRAYFQDDRSSLASRGSTMTSQYDPRNRWVHTLPLRSYFADTNQEPSHSVYSTPYPMSEAGSCFSQTPSSTYFGDDPRFNPYHQSCSNLYYNKPLNSPEDRYFPSRQYHTEGRRRPRMSQAFSDDWYRSSISGYSNQSSQLTPPRVRVDTGMAPWYSTYGTETSRLRTEAKNHSKSWDNILYPRHDKDQSVLRGRSYENLFYQGRHGASPNVSSQPVILNLSSSPKRYAALSLSETSLERGPSNPWKTSKSGHWFVTPEITITDNDICAGNREPRGVHAVNWNTLDSEKKFAPRVIDVKKSFSAAEMTKEKKRNNVSLQQSLEQLDELLADLVVDYKPPTSRKPSGDFLDQLKQLITEDDEKVRGSSEIENLECLNTQLPSSKSSPDTIKDPDSGCDALQRSAEECSPDHSVEEEETMVCANKKCKRSENMFNACLYFKSCHSCYTFYCSRNCRRDDWESHKETCVYGRLSSVCRHTIKFCREKSEIHKAFSRIAKAGYLSRGRGVLFLGFANPESADNFLQVGLEGLVMSPTYLSLRELDGFKDNLGGYCKELQQAGNEYDPSECFLLNVSVAVGELVPNRPSPRVQTPTVRKYAKVSLASSSPEKKLLKKDSEMETLILTPPPGTPAIDQEGEEGRKAREVCFVNIQRELRIRGVFLRHEYPKIYNQLCEFVESNKRFTPTTIYPLDKRTGKQFMCMIMAASEPRTLDWVDTPHLLDDII; via the coding sequence ATGACCCGGACACATCCTCCTGATATCCTGACATCAACTCTTTACCAGGACATTCCTTTATATCCAACCACCGAACACGTCAGTTCTGCTCACTCTTCATTGCAGTGTGACTTGAAGATGATTGATAAAGCAGAAATCATTAACAAAAGACACTGCCGCAGCTTTGATTTTCTTGAATCACTGGACGACCCACAGTCTGCGTCTTCCCCAATGGAGTATCCTTTTAAGCGTCCAGAACAGCAGACATTACAGAAAGATCTAACATGGAATGGACTGGATCAACCAGGATATCTTCGCTTCTCATCTCCAGATTTGTTTAACGCCAGGCAAATCCAACAACAGACCAGTCAAGACAAAACCAGCCACCTCACATGGTCGGATTCTGTAAATAGAAAAAGATCTCGAAGTGCTCCCAGAATCAAATCGACTCTTACTCCTGTGCCCATCTCTGTGACTCCTCTGGAGGCCAACCAAGCCAAGGTCTCTCCAGACACTTTGAGGTCCTCTGAAACACAAAGAGAAGCACATTCCTCCAACAAAGCATTTTTGAACGAGGTCCACCCTATTAAACTGCAACCTAATTCTCCCCTGTATGTCTCTGATTGTTTTAATGAGGGTAAATCAGAAACAACAACCGCAACGCCTCATGTCAGGTGCCGTGTGGACATTAAACCGGATGCTGCTGTGCTCCAACACACATCTAGACAGGTCCCCAATCTACGGCCTGAACGACTCGCTTGGCAAAGATTCTCACAGGCTAGTAGCAGTCGAGGTTTGTATGTACCACGGCAGATTTCCTCACCAACACCAACTCCAAGTGAATGCTACAATGGAGATTTCCGACCAGGATATCACTACGCTACAAGCATGTCTCCTGTTTCTTACCAGCATCAAGACATGTACCGAATGCCATCACAAACAGCAATGTATCTAAATCAAGAACAAAGAGCTTACTCAAACCCAAACATCCCAACAAAGTTCTTCTACACAGAGGACCCAGTTCGCTATCCGGTTCATCCCTATACAAGGGCATACTTTCAGGATGATAGATCCAGTTTAGCCAGCCGAGGAAGTACTATGACGAGTCAGTATGATCCAAGGAATCGATGGGTACACACACTTCCCCTCAGGTCATATTTCGCAGATACAAACCAAGAGCCATCACACTCTGTATATAGTACACCCTACCCTATGAGTGAGGCAGGGTCCTGCTTTTCTCAAACCCCATCAAGCACTTACTTTGGGGATGACCCCCGTTTCAATCCATACCACCAAAGTTGCTCGAATTTATATTATAACAAGCCGCTTAATTCTCCTGAGGATCGGTACTTTCCATCAAGGCAATATCACACAGAAGGCAGGAGGCGCCCGCGAATGTCACAGGCTTTTTCAGATGATTGGTATCGCTCAAGTATATCTGGTTATTCCAACCAGTCTTCTCAGCTCACTCCACCAAGAGTCAGGGTTGACACTGGTATGGCCCCTTGGTATTCTACCTACGGCACAGAGACAAGTAGACTTAGGACAGAGGCCAAAAACCACTCCAAGTCTTGGGACAATATTCTTTACCCTCGCCATGACAAAGACCAATCGGTGCTTCGTGGAAGAAGCTATGAGAACCTATTTTATCAAGGAAGGCACGGGGCATCTCCCAATGTCTCATCTCAACCCGTTATCCTGAACCTTTCAAGTTCTCCAAAGCGCTATGCTGCCCTGTCTCTCTCTGAGACGTCTTTAGAGCGAGGTCCAAGCAATCCGTGGAAGACTAGCAAGAGTGGCCACTGGTTTGTGACTCCTGAGATCACCATAACTGACAACGACATATGTGCAGGCAACCGTGAGCCGCGTGGTGTGCACGCTGTCAACTGGAATACGCTGGACAGTGAAAAGAAATTTGCGCCGAGAGTCATTGATGTTAAGAAGTCATTCAGCGCAGCAGAAATgaccaaagaaaagaaacgtAACAATGTCTCCCTTCAGCAGAGTTTGGAGCAACTTGATGAGTTGTTAGCTGACCTAGTGGTTGATTACAAGCCACCAACCAGCAGGAAGCCTAGTGGGGACTTTCTGGATCAGCTTAAACAACTGATTACTGAAGATGATGAAAAGGTCAGGGGATCTTCTGAGATTGAAAATCTTGAATGTCTGAACACGCAGCTCCCATCTTCTAAATCCAGCCCCGACACTATCAAAGACCCCGATAGTGGGTGTGATGCTTTACAAAGAAGTGCAGAAGAGTGCTCTCCAGACCACAGcgtggaggaagaagaaaccATGGTGTGTGCTAACAAGAAGTGCAAACGTTCTGAAAATATGTTCAATGCATGCTTGTACTTCAAATCATGTCATAGCTGCTACACCTTTTATTGCTCCCGAAACTGTCGCAGGGATGACTGGGAGTCCCACAAGGAGACCTGTGTGTACGGCCGCTTGAGCAGCGTGTGTCGGCACACCATCAAGTTCTGCAGAGAAAAGTCCGAGATTCACAAAGCCTTCTCTCGCATTGCTAAAGCTGGTTACCTCTCCAGAGGCAGAGgtgtcctctttttgggttttGCCAATCCAGAGTCGGCTGATAACTTTCTCCAAGTTGGGCTTGAGGGCCTCGTCATGTCTCCCACCTATCTGTCTCTCAGAGAGCTGGATGGCTTTAAGGACAACTTGGGTGGATACTGTAAGGAATTGCAGCAGGCGGGTAACGAGTATGACCCCAGTGAATGTTTCCTCTTGAATGTATCTGTAGCCGTTGGTGAACTAGTGCCTAACAGACCCTCGCCAAGGGTCCAAACACCAACGGTTCGAAAATATGCAAAGGTTTCCTTGGCTTCTTCAAGTCCAGAAAAAAAGCTACTGAAGAAGGATAGTGAAATGGAAACTCTCATCCTTACTCCGCCTCCGGGAACGCCAGCCATTGAccaggagggggaggagggaagGAAAGCCAGGGAGGTGTGCTTTGTCAACATTCAGCGTGAGCTCAGGATCAGAGGTGTCTTCCTTCGACACGAGTACCCCAAAATCTATAATCAGCTATGTGAGTTTGTTGAGAGTAACAAAAGGTTCACCCCGACAACCATTTACCCATTAGATAAGAGAACAGGGAAACAGTTTATGTGTATGATTATGGCGGCATCAGAGCCGAGAACATTAGACTGGGTGGACACCCCCCATCTCTTGGATGATATTATTTAG